Proteins encoded by one window of Marixanthomonas sp. SCSIO 43207:
- a CDS encoding glycosyl hydrolase → MKQSLLFLFSIFFISAFSQQPATSKAELENAIQQRESLSKTSLVKNLPFKNIGPTVMSGRVVDLAVNPNNPTEFYVGYASGGVWYTNNNGTSLKPILDNTVTQNVGSLAVDWKNKTIWVGTGEVNASRSSYAGVGLLKSTDKGKTWQNMGLKDSHHISKILINPNNSDEVVVSVVGHLYSTNEERGVYKTVDGGKTWNKTLFVNDESGIIEMDRDPNNFDLIYASSWEKDRKAWNFTGSGEGSAIYKSTDGGDTWKKMSVSGSGFPTGKGAGRIGLAVVDENIVYAIIDNQDHRKKEKMDTDSDALTKDGFKKMSVSEFLALDNDKLKKFLRANGFQEKYKAENVKNMVRSGTVKPADLAKYLEDANSQLFDTPVIGAEVYKSTNGGKNWKKTHDGYINDLYYSYGYYFGKIHVDPSNSEKIYIYGVPILKSNDGGKSFESISAENVHADHHALWINPKMPGHLIDGNDGGVNISYDDGKTWIKNNSPSVGQFYTVNVDNEKPYNVYGGLQDNGVWFGPHNASIDYGWQQSGDNPYKSIMGGDGMQVQIDNRNSSIVYTGFQFGNYFRLDLENEKQTYIQPKHELGESPYRFNWQTPILLSSHNQDILYLGGNKLMRSMNQGDDWEAISGDLTKGGKPGNVAYGTLTSISESPFSFGLLYAGSDDGMVHVSKDAGGNWVNISKSFPKDLWVSRVIASAHKKERVYVTLNGYRWDDFKPYVFVSENYGQSWKDISSNLPASPVNVIKEDPENENLLYLGTDNGAFVSFDQGKSWEVFSEGLPAVAVHDLVIQKRDKDLVLGTHGRSFYVADVSLLQQMKTTMMNEILFAEIDPLRHSSRWGSKYGEWYDVIEPSVTFQMYSPVDGKATISIQTENGKEVKQIEKNLSKGVSVIEYDATISEKGVKALKASKSKPKKADNGAYYLSKGTYQVVVTINGREKTQKLEVE, encoded by the coding sequence ATGAAGCAATCCTTACTATTTTTATTTTCAATCTTTTTTATTTCAGCATTTTCACAACAACCGGCCACTTCAAAAGCCGAATTGGAAAACGCCATCCAGCAAAGAGAATCGCTCTCAAAAACCTCTTTAGTTAAAAATCTACCTTTTAAAAATATTGGTCCTACCGTAATGAGCGGTCGTGTTGTAGATTTGGCTGTAAATCCAAACAATCCAACCGAATTTTACGTAGGTTATGCTAGTGGCGGTGTTTGGTATACCAATAATAATGGAACTTCTCTTAAGCCAATTTTAGACAATACTGTTACTCAAAATGTAGGAAGTCTCGCCGTTGACTGGAAAAACAAAACCATTTGGGTGGGTACCGGTGAAGTAAACGCATCTAGATCTTCATACGCCGGAGTTGGGTTGCTAAAATCTACCGATAAAGGTAAAACATGGCAAAATATGGGATTGAAAGACAGTCATCACATTAGTAAAATACTAATCAACCCAAATAACTCTGATGAGGTGGTGGTAAGTGTTGTGGGGCATTTGTATTCTACCAACGAAGAACGCGGTGTGTACAAAACAGTAGATGGTGGAAAAACGTGGAATAAAACCTTGTTTGTAAATGATGAAAGCGGGATTATTGAAATGGATCGCGACCCGAATAACTTTGATTTAATCTATGCTTCTTCTTGGGAAAAAGACCGAAAAGCGTGGAACTTTACCGGAAGCGGCGAAGGGAGTGCAATTTATAAAAGTACCGATGGTGGCGATACTTGGAAAAAAATGTCTGTCTCTGGAAGTGGTTTTCCAACGGGAAAAGGCGCCGGACGTATAGGCTTAGCGGTTGTTGATGAGAACATAGTATATGCTATAATCGACAATCAAGATCATCGCAAAAAAGAAAAAATGGATACTGATAGCGATGCACTTACTAAGGATGGGTTCAAAAAAATGAGTGTCTCAGAATTTTTGGCGCTAGATAATGATAAACTGAAGAAGTTTTTGCGCGCTAATGGTTTTCAAGAAAAATATAAAGCAGAAAATGTAAAAAACATGGTGCGAAGTGGTACTGTAAAACCCGCAGATTTGGCCAAATATCTTGAAGACGCTAATTCACAATTATTTGATACTCCTGTAATTGGTGCTGAAGTGTATAAAAGCACAAACGGTGGGAAAAACTGGAAAAAAACACACGATGGATACATCAATGACTTGTATTACTCATATGGATATTACTTCGGAAAAATTCATGTAGATCCTTCCAATTCAGAAAAAATATATATTTATGGAGTTCCTATTTTAAAATCTAACGATGGAGGAAAATCATTTGAATCTATAAGTGCAGAAAACGTACACGCAGATCATCATGCGTTGTGGATTAATCCAAAAATGCCGGGTCATTTAATTGATGGTAATGATGGTGGTGTTAATATTTCGTATGATGATGGTAAAACTTGGATAAAAAATAATTCTCCATCAGTAGGACAATTTTATACAGTAAATGTAGACAATGAAAAGCCATACAATGTTTATGGTGGCTTGCAAGATAATGGTGTTTGGTTTGGCCCTCACAACGCTAGTATAGATTATGGGTGGCAACAATCAGGTGACAATCCATATAAAAGTATAATGGGAGGTGATGGCATGCAAGTGCAAATTGACAATAGAAATTCAAGTATTGTTTATACTGGTTTTCAGTTTGGTAATTATTTTAGACTTGATCTTGAAAACGAGAAACAAACATACATTCAACCCAAGCATGAATTAGGCGAAAGTCCATATCGTTTTAATTGGCAAACTCCTATATTATTAAGTTCACACAATCAAGATATTTTATATCTGGGTGGTAATAAATTAATGCGAAGTATGAACCAAGGCGATGATTGGGAAGCTATTTCTGGAGATCTTACCAAAGGGGGTAAACCAGGGAATGTAGCATACGGAACGTTGACAAGTATTAGTGAATCACCTTTTTCATTTGGCCTATTATATGCCGGAAGTGATGACGGAATGGTACACGTTTCAAAAGATGCTGGCGGAAATTGGGTGAACATTTCAAAATCATTTCCAAAAGATCTGTGGGTAAGTCGCGTAATTGCTTCAGCACATAAAAAGGAACGAGTTTATGTTACGTTAAACGGCTATCGTTGGGATGATTTTAAACCGTATGTTTTTGTGAGTGAAAATTATGGACAAAGCTGGAAAGATATAAGTAGCAACCTTCCTGCGTCTCCTGTAAATGTAATAAAAGAAGACCCAGAAAATGAAAATCTATTATATCTAGGTACCGATAATGGAGCCTTTGTTTCGTTTGACCAAGGTAAAAGTTGGGAAGTTTTTTCAGAAGGCTTGCCAGCAGTAGCTGTTCACGATTTGGTTATTCAAAAACGCGACAAAGACCTTGTTTTAGGAACTCACGGTAGATCATTTTACGTGGCTGATGTTTCTTTGCTTCAGCAAATGAAAACGACAATGATGAATGAGATTCTTTTTGCTGAAATTGATCCATTACGCCACTCTAGTCGTTGGGGTAGTAAGTACGGTGAATGGTATGATGTGATAGAGCCTTCAGTGACGTTTCAGATGTATAGTCCTGTAGACGGTAAAGCAACCATTAGCATTCAGACTGAGAATGGAAAAGAAGTAAAACAAATAGAAAAAAACTTAAGCAAAGGCGTTTCGGTAATAGAATATGATGCAACCATTTCAGAAAAAGGA
- a CDS encoding aminopeptidase P family protein, whose translation MKYHPIDSKLFVKNRKNFMAQMKPKSLAVFNSNDIYPIGADSTMPFQQSRDLFYLSGVDQDKSILLLFPDAVEEKHREVLFLTETNDHIAVWEGEKLTKEKALETTGVKTVYWLKEFDKIFFELMTQADTIYFNTNEHYRANVETETREDRFIKKTKAQFPAHSWAKSNPILQRLRSVKDPIELDIMQQACNITEKGFRRILDFVKPGVWEFEIEAEFMHEFLSNRSRGFAYTPIVASGKNACVLHYIENNQQCNEGELILLDVGAEYANYSSDMSRTIPVSGKFTKRQKEVYNAVNRVKNDATKMLVPGTLWKEYHEEVGKLMTSELLGLGILDKADVKNENPDWPAYKKYFMHGTSHHIGLDTHDYGILWEPMQANQVFTVEPGIYLPDEGFGIRLEDDVVIQENGEPHNLMRNIPIEADEIEEIMNQ comes from the coding sequence ATGAAGTATCATCCTATTGACAGCAAATTATTTGTAAAAAACCGTAAAAATTTTATGGCTCAAATGAAGCCAAAAAGCCTTGCGGTATTTAATAGTAATGACATCTATCCCATTGGTGCAGACAGCACGATGCCATTTCAACAATCGCGCGATTTATTTTACCTAAGCGGTGTAGATCAAGATAAAAGTATCTTGCTATTATTCCCTGATGCTGTAGAAGAAAAACACAGAGAAGTGCTTTTTTTAACCGAAACCAACGACCATATTGCCGTTTGGGAAGGTGAAAAGCTAACCAAAGAAAAAGCACTAGAAACTACCGGTGTTAAAACCGTGTATTGGCTAAAAGAATTTGATAAAATTTTCTTTGAATTAATGACACAAGCCGATACTATTTATTTCAACACCAACGAACACTACCGCGCCAATGTTGAAACCGAAACTCGTGAAGACCGTTTTATTAAAAAAACAAAAGCACAATTTCCGGCACATAGTTGGGCAAAAAGCAACCCAATTTTACAACGCTTACGTTCTGTAAAAGATCCTATCGAATTGGATATTATGCAACAAGCCTGTAATATCACCGAGAAAGGTTTTAGAAGAATTTTAGATTTTGTAAAACCAGGTGTTTGGGAATTTGAAATTGAAGCTGAGTTTATGCATGAGTTTTTAAGCAACCGTTCGCGAGGTTTTGCATACACCCCAATTGTTGCCAGCGGAAAAAATGCATGTGTGTTACATTATATTGAAAACAACCAACAATGTAACGAAGGTGAATTGATTTTACTAGATGTAGGTGCTGAGTATGCTAATTACAGTAGTGATATGTCTAGAACAATTCCGGTAAGCGGAAAATTTACTAAGAGACAAAAAGAAGTGTACAATGCTGTAAACCGTGTAAAGAACGATGCCACAAAAATGCTCGTTCCCGGAACGCTTTGGAAAGAATACCACGAAGAAGTGGGTAAATTAATGACTTCAGAGTTACTTGGATTGGGAATTCTTGATAAAGCCGATGTGAAAAACGAAAATCCTGACTGGCCAGCTTACAAAAAATACTTTATGCACGGTACCAGCCACCACATAGGTCTGGACACACACGATTACGGAATTTTATGGGAACCAATGCAAGCCAACCAAGTGTTTACAGTTGAGCCAGGAATTTATCTTCCAGATGAAGGCTTCGGAATTCGATTGGAAGACGATGTGGTTATTCAAGAAAATGGAGAACCTCATAACTTGATGCGCAACATTCCTATTGAAGCAGATGAGATTGAAGAAATTATGAATCAATAA